A window of Sporocytophaga myxococcoides contains these coding sequences:
- a CDS encoding DUF4240 domain-containing protein — protein MDIVKFWDIIEQSKKNTNEDIYLQLDNLREELQHLNKDEIVKAQEIFLDLMDQAYKWDLWAAAYTIQGGCSDDGFIDFRAWLIGRGKEIYYAALENSDSLSLMSQEALKESEAGEEYNYLFAEAYEELTDEEMPEIARTFKTNPDGKEWDEENINEFRRINPNLFEKFKEEWEIDD, from the coding sequence ATGGATATCGTAAAATTTTGGGACATAATTGAGCAATCGAAAAAAAATACAAATGAAGATATCTATTTGCAACTAGACAATCTTCGAGAGGAATTGCAGCATTTGAATAAAGACGAAATAGTAAAAGCTCAGGAAATATTTTTGGATTTAATGGATCAGGCTTATAAATGGGATTTGTGGGCAGCGGCATATACAATTCAAGGGGGATGTTCAGATGATGGATTTATTGATTTCAGAGCGTGGTTGATTGGAAGGGGAAAGGAAATATATTATGCTGCTCTTGAAAATTCTGATTCTCTTTCCTTAATGTCACAGGAGGCACTTAAAGAGAGTGAAGCCGGGGAAGAGTATAACTACCTATTTGCTGAAGCATACGAAGAACTTACGGATGAGGAAATGCCGGAGATTGCAAGGACTTTTAAAACCAATCCTGATGGCAAGGAATGGGATGAAGAAAATATTAATGAATTTAGGCGGATTAACCCTAACCTTTTTGAAAAATTTAAAGAGGAATGGGAAATTGATGATTAA
- a CDS encoding ATP-binding protein: protein MEKAVGHNRIPHDSSRKLTKLYILALSALAFLILLGQILIQRALSNQTKDSYIVNMSGRQRMLSQKICKLCLSIERSPDSLYRAETAQKLRAALAIWSKFHQGLRWGDTSVNLPVNTNHAVELLFEEADTYFNEMYNKARNISSVVTNRQWNSNLIHEDIETILLNETSYLYLMDSIVKEFEKEARLKVLFLKKIEMILFVITFLVLVLEGLFIFRPAVQKISEVIADLTNKEMQLTTLNSQLEIKINERTKELFEKNQELEMKNKQLDKINKDLDNFVYTASHDLKAPIKNIEALFNLLKGQVPETQSKANEITEMMDESIDKFKDVLSELGYIGKAQGEIETGTEKVAFKDVMEEIKLTIKDQVQSSGALITEDFKAAPEISFSLKNLRSILFNLLSNAIKYRDPQRPPMINISTKKIKDYIVLQVTDNGMGIKENEISEIFNMYKRLHNHVEGSGVGMSIVKRILDNNGGKIEVKSKVGVGSTFNVYFRC, encoded by the coding sequence ATGGAAAAGGCTGTTGGTCATAATAGAATACCTCATGATTCTTCAAGGAAACTTACGAAGTTATATATTCTTGCATTATCTGCATTAGCATTTTTAATCCTTCTTGGACAAATCCTAATTCAAAGAGCATTATCTAATCAGACAAAAGATTCATACATTGTGAATATGTCTGGCCGACAAAGAATGTTAAGTCAGAAGATTTGTAAGTTATGTCTGTCAATAGAACGGAGTCCGGATTCATTATATAGGGCTGAAACAGCCCAAAAGCTCAGAGCTGCTTTAGCTATATGGAGCAAGTTTCACCAAGGACTGAGATGGGGTGATACATCAGTAAATCTTCCTGTAAATACAAATCATGCGGTTGAATTATTATTTGAGGAAGCAGATACCTATTTTAATGAAATGTACAACAAAGCAAGAAATATCTCTTCAGTTGTGACAAACCGACAATGGAATTCGAATCTGATCCATGAGGATATAGAAACGATACTTTTGAATGAGACTTCTTACCTGTACCTTATGGATTCGATTGTGAAGGAATTTGAAAAGGAAGCACGACTAAAAGTATTATTTCTGAAAAAGATAGAAATGATTTTGTTTGTCATTACTTTTTTGGTATTGGTACTTGAAGGTTTATTTATTTTCAGACCAGCAGTTCAAAAAATCAGTGAGGTAATTGCAGACCTTACCAATAAGGAAATGCAACTAACAACCTTGAATAGTCAGTTGGAGATAAAAATAAATGAAAGGACCAAAGAATTGTTTGAGAAGAATCAGGAGTTGGAAATGAAGAATAAGCAGCTGGATAAAATAAATAAAGACCTTGATAATTTTGTATATACAGCTTCTCATGACTTGAAAGCACCTATTAAAAATATAGAAGCTCTTTTTAATTTGTTGAAAGGACAGGTTCCGGAAACTCAATCAAAAGCTAATGAGATAACAGAGATGATGGATGAATCTATTGATAAGTTTAAGGATGTATTGAGTGAACTTGGATACATTGGAAAGGCACAGGGAGAGATTGAAACAGGAACAGAAAAAGTAGCTTTTAAAGACGTAATGGAGGAAATTAAATTAACGATTAAAGATCAGGTACAAAGTTCCGGAGCCTTAATTACCGAAGATTTTAAGGCTGCTCCAGAGATAAGTTTTTCTCTTAAGAATTTAAGAAGTATTTTATTTAACCTGCTGTCTAATGCAATAAAATATAGAGATCCCCAAAGACCTCCAATGATAAATATTTCAACCAAGAAGATAAAAGATTATATTGTTTTACAGGTGACTGATAATGGAATGGGAATAAAGGAAAATGAAATATCAGAAATCTTTAATATGTACAAACGATTGCATAATCATGTTGAAGGCTCAGGAGTTGGGATGTCTATAGTAAAAAGGATTTTGGATAATAATGGAGGAAAAATTGAAGTTAAAAGTAAAGTAGGTGTGGGGTCTACTTTTAATGTTTATTTCAGGTGTTAA
- a CDS encoding response regulator — protein MKKILLIEDNQEVRENTAEILELSNYKVVTAENGKIGVELAKIENPDLIICDVMMPELDGFGVLHVLSKNSATASIPFIFLTAKAEKDDMRKGMKLGADDYLTKPFDDVELLDAVETRLKKNDLIKEEFKKTTEGLDEFISKVRGIKELENLSHNDQRIISVPKKHSIFSQGSYPNFLYFVSSGKIKTSRSDKLGNEFITGLYKEGDFFGYTDLLENSVYTESAVALEDSKICSILKEDFFALLYNNRDVANKFIKLLSDNVIEKEERLLKLAYGSVRKRVAEALLMLQKKYQSTDSKEFTMAISRDDLSGIVGASKETVIRTLTDFKEEGFIQIAGSRITIVNSDKLSKLKH, from the coding sequence ATGAAAAAAATTTTACTGATAGAAGATAACCAGGAAGTAAGAGAGAATACTGCAGAGATTCTTGAGTTATCAAATTACAAAGTAGTTACAGCAGAAAATGGTAAGATTGGTGTTGAATTAGCCAAAATAGAAAATCCGGATCTAATCATCTGCGATGTAATGATGCCAGAACTTGATGGCTTCGGGGTATTGCATGTATTGAGTAAAAATTCAGCAACAGCCAGTATTCCATTCATATTCCTCACGGCGAAAGCAGAAAAAGATGATATGCGCAAAGGAATGAAACTTGGCGCAGATGACTATCTGACAAAGCCTTTTGATGATGTGGAACTTTTGGATGCAGTTGAAACAAGGCTAAAGAAAAATGACCTTATTAAGGAGGAATTTAAGAAAACGACTGAAGGGCTGGACGAATTTATCAGCAAAGTAAGAGGAATAAAAGAATTGGAAAACCTATCCCATAATGATCAGAGAATTATTTCCGTTCCTAAAAAACATTCCATATTTTCTCAAGGCAGCTACCCCAACTTTTTATATTTTGTAAGTAGTGGCAAAATAAAGACGTCCAGATCTGATAAACTGGGAAATGAATTTATCACAGGCTTGTATAAAGAAGGAGATTTCTTTGGTTATACCGATTTACTGGAAAACTCAGTATATACAGAAAGTGCCGTAGCGTTGGAGGATTCAAAGATCTGCTCTATATTGAAAGAAGATTTTTTTGCTTTGCTATATAACAACAGAGACGTTGCCAACAAATTTATAAAACTACTTTCTGATAATGTAATTGAGAAAGAGGAAAGACTTCTTAAACTTGCTTATGGTTCAGTTAGAAAAAGGGTTGCAGAAGCCTTGCTGATGCTACAGAAAAAATATCAAAGTACCGATAGTAAGGAATTTACTATGGCCATATCCAGAGATGATTTATCCGGTATTGTAGGAGCATCCAAAGAAACTGTAATACGTACCCTCACTGATTTCAAAGAGGAAGGCTTTATTCAGATTGCAGGCAGTAGAATAACTATTGTTAACTCAGATAAATTATCCAAACTGAAGCATTAA
- a CDS encoding PAS domain-containing sensor histidine kinase has product MTLNEQDKNPLDNESRLRAIIETAIDGIITIDQRGIIETINPAAAKIFEYAPHEVIGQNIKILMPEPDKSKHDEYIENYQRTGEKKIIGIGREVLGKKKSGTVFPFRLSVSEVFLQNKIIYTGVIHDITKLKEAENAYKKLNIELEERVQQRTSELFDAIKQLKETNNKQRQAEAEVRKALEKEKELNELKSRFVTIASHEFRTPLSTILSSVSLISKYNEMGEKEKIDKHILRIKSSVSNLTGILNDFLSLSKLEEGIISNNPSQFNLHSLAIEINDELTPALKNNQTILCRHNGLEDVYLDKNILKNILLNLLSNASKYSDEGTIIIEISVSQKEINITVKDEGIGIPESDIPFLFTRFFRAHNAGNIQGTGLGLNIVKRYVELLEGNISVESRLGIGTTFKVNIPVLNR; this is encoded by the coding sequence TTGACATTAAACGAACAGGACAAAAATCCGTTGGATAACGAATCCCGCCTGAGGGCTATTATAGAAACAGCAATTGATGGCATTATTACAATAGATCAAAGAGGGATTATTGAAACGATAAACCCTGCCGCCGCTAAAATTTTTGAATATGCTCCTCATGAGGTTATTGGTCAGAATATTAAAATTCTAATGCCTGAACCTGATAAAAGCAAACATGATGAATACATTGAAAACTACCAGCGCACAGGTGAAAAAAAGATAATCGGAATTGGTCGTGAAGTACTTGGGAAAAAAAAGAGTGGGACCGTATTCCCTTTCCGTCTCAGCGTAAGTGAGGTTTTCCTTCAGAATAAAATCATTTATACTGGAGTCATACATGATATTACAAAGCTTAAGGAAGCTGAAAATGCATATAAAAAGCTAAATATCGAACTGGAAGAACGTGTTCAACAAAGGACATCAGAGCTTTTTGACGCAATTAAACAACTTAAAGAAACAAATAATAAGCAAAGGCAAGCAGAAGCTGAGGTAAGAAAAGCACTTGAGAAAGAAAAGGAGCTCAACGAGCTTAAATCAAGATTTGTAACCATTGCTTCTCATGAATTCAGAACTCCACTTAGCACTATCCTTTCTTCCGTTTCTCTTATTTCCAAATACAATGAAATGGGAGAAAAAGAAAAAATAGATAAGCATATCCTGAGAATAAAATCCTCTGTTTCAAACCTGACGGGAATACTGAATGATTTTTTATCTTTAAGTAAGCTGGAAGAAGGTATTATTTCAAACAATCCATCACAGTTCAACTTACATTCCCTTGCCATTGAAATTAATGACGAACTAACCCCTGCATTAAAGAATAATCAAACTATTTTATGCAGGCATAATGGTCTGGAGGATGTTTATCTTGATAAAAATATATTAAAAAATATTCTGTTAAACTTATTATCTAATGCTTCTAAATATTCTGACGAAGGCACTATTATTATCGAAATATCTGTAAGTCAGAAAGAAATAAATATAACAGTCAAAGATGAAGGCATTGGAATACCGGAAAGTGATATTCCGTTCTTGTTCACCAGATTTTTCAGAGCACATAATGCAGGAAATATCCAAGGTACAGGACTTGGGCTTAATATCGTAAAACGTTATGTAGAATTGTTGGAAGGAAATATCTCAGTAGAAAGTAGGCTTGGTATAGGTACGACTTTTAAAGTTAATATACCAGTTCTGAATAGATAG
- a CDS encoding 2-hydroxyacid dehydrogenase → MKLAIYSTKPYERKYLESANKGKHELCFFEEALSSETVYRANGCDAISIFTNDDASAEVLEIIKKLNIRSIAVRAAGYDNVDLKKATELSFKVANVPDYSPYSIAEHTAMLILALNRKVVQADHKVKDYNFLLDELIGFDLNGRTVGIIGVGKIGGILAKIMNGFGCKVLGFDIKENKDYTEKYNLQYVSLDEMYQKADIISLHAPLNEHTKFMINKESISKMKDRVMIVNTGRGGLINTIDAIDALKSGKIGYLGLDVYEKEKGLFFYNHSADIMKDDVFARLLTFKNVIITGHQAFLTDNALKNISDTTIYNIDCWQSGNKSKNELC, encoded by the coding sequence ATGAAATTAGCAATCTACAGCACCAAACCTTACGAAAGAAAATATCTTGAAAGCGCCAATAAGGGGAAACATGAGTTATGTTTTTTTGAAGAGGCACTATCTTCAGAAACAGTCTATAGAGCAAATGGGTGTGATGCAATTTCAATTTTCACCAATGATGACGCATCGGCAGAAGTGCTGGAAATTATAAAAAAACTTAACATCCGTTCTATTGCTGTTCGTGCAGCTGGATATGACAATGTAGATCTCAAAAAAGCCACAGAACTCTCCTTCAAAGTCGCCAATGTTCCTGACTACTCCCCTTATTCAATAGCCGAACACACAGCAATGCTGATCCTTGCATTAAACAGGAAAGTAGTTCAGGCAGACCACAAAGTTAAAGATTACAATTTTCTGCTTGATGAACTTATTGGTTTTGACCTTAATGGCAGAACAGTCGGTATTATTGGTGTAGGAAAAATTGGGGGGATATTAGCAAAGATAATGAATGGATTCGGTTGCAAAGTGTTGGGGTTTGACATTAAAGAAAACAAAGATTACACTGAGAAATATAACCTTCAATATGTATCCCTTGATGAGATGTATCAAAAGGCTGATATTATTTCTTTACACGCTCCTCTTAATGAGCATACAAAATTTATGATAAACAAAGAAAGTATCAGTAAAATGAAAGATAGAGTGATGATTGTGAATACAGGAAGAGGAGGTCTGATCAATACAATTGATGCTATTGATGCTCTTAAGTCAGGGAAAATAGGCTATTTGGGGCTGGATGTTTATGAGAAAGAAAAAGGTTTATTCTTCTATAACCATTCAGCAGATATTATGAAAGACGATGTATTTGCAAGATTGCTGACATTCAAAAATGTAATAATAACCGGTCACCAGGCATTTCTGACTGATAATGCTTTAAAAAATATTTCAGATACAACTATCTACAACATTGATTGCTGGCAATCTGGAAACAAATCAAAAAATGAACTTTGTTAA